GAGTTATGCACACCCCTCACTTAAGTAAGTGTACGCAAATTGAACCGGAAATCAGATTCCATGGTCCATTTTTATGCCTCCTCCCTCCTCCATACAGCGCCGCCGGCGGGGTATCCACCGCTTCTCTTAACCTCCGAACCAGGATCCTTTGCCCGTTACACCCTGGCTGTGCGCGTGCCCGATATCCTCCAGGATATCATCGACAGCAATGACTTTCCCGTCGACATCATCGACGCGCTCAACACCCTGCGGGATGAGATCACGAGCGGCTCCGTGCGTAATCTGCAGGAAGACGCCGCAGATCGCTCGTTTTGGGACCTGGCCAACGTCCCCCATGTTGGCAAAAGCTGGCTCGACGTGCCCTGGTATTGGGCTGAAGCTTACCTCTACCGGCGAGTGCTGGAGGCAACCGGTTATTTCCAACCAGGACCCCGGCAGGGAGCCGATCCCTACGCAGTCAAAAAGGCGACTGAATGGCAGCCTGACGTGGCGCCCCAATCGGTCGAGGCGCTGCTTGATCAACTGCAGGGCGACGTCGAAACGCGTTTGCGCTGGCTGCTCAAAGGCAGCCTCTGGGGTAATCAGGCCGATCTGTGCTATGCAGCCGTTGCCGAGTTGGCCCGGCAACGCCGCGGTGCCAGGTTGGATGAGCAGGATGCCTACCTCCTGGTCGATGACTCCAGTGCCATCGCGGGCTTTCTCCTGGAGGCAGCGACCGGCAAGGCGCCTCCATCCATCGCGATCGTGGCCGACAACGCCGGCACCGAGCTTGCCATGGACCTCACCCTGGCCGATTATTTACTCAGTACCCAACTGGCGGGCCAGGTCACCTTCTTTCTCAAACCCCAACCCTACTTCATCTCCGACGCCACGATCCGCGATGTCTTCGCCGGGCTCCAGGCATTGTCCCGCGGAGGCCCCCACACCACTCTCGCCGCGCAGAGGCTGTGGACCCATCTCGACGCTGGAAGGCTTCTCCTGAAGACCCACTGGCATTTCGCCAGCAGTCTCTTTTACTTTCAACTGCCGGAGGATCTGAGCAGCGATCTGGCATGCCATGCCTGCGTCATCTTCAAAGGGGATGCCAACTATCGTCGATTGCTGGGCGACGCGCATTGGCCGGCCACCACGCCGCTGGCGCTGGCGACCAGCTATTTTCCAGCACCCTTGATCATGCTGCGTACCCTCAAGTCAGAACTCGTCGTAGGACTTGAAACCGGACAGGCTGCCAGACTGGCTGGCGAGGACCCCAACTGGTTGGTGAACGGCCGCTACGGTGTGATTCAGGCTGACCTTCGCTGAAACGCGGGACCAATGTCCCCGCCTGCACAGCGGCATAGGATGTCAATGCATGGTGAACTCCGACCCCGGACGCGTTGTCCACTATCAGCAGATGTACGACCGCATGGCGCCCTTCTATGCCGGCGCAATGCGTCTTATTCCCCCCTGGCGCCGTTATACCGAGCAAGTGCTGCCCTGGCTCTATGACCTGTCGCCAGAAGCGACCGTCGTCGAGATCGGCCCCGGCCCCGGGGTCCTGCTCGAAAAACTGACCAGGCTGTTCCCTGTGACCATTGGCCTGGATCTCTCCACCGGCATGCTGCAGCGGGCAGCCGAACGCCTGGAGGATCGCGGCCTGCCGCCGCGCCTGGTGCAAGGCAACGCTACCAGCCTGCCCCTGGCCACGGAAAGCGTCGA
The window above is part of the Chloroflexota bacterium genome. Proteins encoded here:
- a CDS encoding damage-control phosphatase ARMT1 family protein yields the protein MVHFYASSLLHTAPPAGYPPLLLTSEPGSFARYTLAVRVPDILQDIIDSNDFPVDIIDALNTLRDEITSGSVRNLQEDAADRSFWDLANVPHVGKSWLDVPWYWAEAYLYRRVLEATGYFQPGPRQGADPYAVKKATEWQPDVAPQSVEALLDQLQGDVETRLRWLLKGSLWGNQADLCYAAVAELARQRRGARLDEQDAYLLVDDSSAIAGFLLEAATGKAPPSIAIVADNAGTELAMDLTLADYLLSTQLAGQVTFFLKPQPYFISDATIRDVFAGLQALSRGGPHTTLAAQRLWTHLDAGRLLLKTHWHFASSLFYFQLPEDLSSDLACHACVIFKGDANYRRLLGDAHWPATTPLALATSYFPAPLIMLRTLKSELVVGLETGQAARLAGEDPNWLVNGRYGVIQADLR
- a CDS encoding class I SAM-dependent methyltransferase; this encodes MVNSDPGRVVHYQQMYDRMAPFYAGAMRLIPPWRRYTEQVLPWLYDLSPEATVVEIGPGPGVLLEKLTRLFPVTIGLDLSTGMLQRAAERLEDRGLPPRLVQGNATSLPLATESVDAVVATFTFSAIPDGERAMMEFARVLKPGGQVILVDAGEPADGNPMGVALARLWERFDDFMREEADLMRLVGLTVIERRDFGAFDSIRLVMGRKE